One window of the Montipora foliosa isolate CH-2021 chromosome 4, ASM3666993v2, whole genome shotgun sequence genome contains the following:
- the LOC137999014 gene encoding pyroglutamylated RF-amide peptide receptor-like — MVDGSNFSNQTTECVSNVPMKAERNIKLTAYVLVLFIALTGNILVLYVISQTKHVQRNVNFLIVNMVVSDLVIPVFVLPRRIAEILLDAETQWILTGLAGKISCKVFSLLQDASMAVSVQTVVLIGCERTVAVVFPLRVKMITARVRMSLIASTWIVSAAVFAPYLYIFKLTSSSAGVYCIQSWAPAFEEPETSKIYTTFLCVFLIIIPFSLMSVIYAVIIWTLVRQKQFLKHVTQGAVYRDKLNKNVLRMALTVMAMFVICWAPSNIFIFIVIFVWNYEVPVCEQNLERFRFAAVFLSFANSAVNPCIYFAFVEHYRRCIGTAVRNLLLRMSIQSAGKRFTFRRET; from the coding sequence ATGGTCGACGGAAGTAATTTTAGCAACCAGACGACTGAATGCGTGTCAAACGTCCCAATGAAGGCTGAAAGGAACATTAAACTTACCGCCTACGTTTTGGTCCTGTTCATTGCGCTGACAGGGAATATTCTTGTTCTTTATGTGATCAGCCAGACAAAACATGTGCAACGCAACGTCAATTTTCTCATAGTCAACATGGTTGTATCCGACTTGGTCATTCCCGTCTTTGTTTTGCCAAGACGCATTGCTGAGATACTATTAGACGCCGAAACGCAGTGGATACTAACAGGATTGGCAGGGAAGATATCCTGCAAAGTGTTTTCACTACTACAGGACGCATCTATGGCTGTTTCTGTTCAGACTGTGGTTCTAATCGGGTGTGAAAGAACCGTAGCTGTGGTCTTTCCCCTGCGCGTCAAGATGATAACGGCTCGTGTGCGAATGAGTCTAATAGCGTCGACGTGGATTGTTAGCGCTGCAGTGTTCGCCCCTTACCTCTACATCTTTAAACTGACGAGCTCAAGCGCAGGAGTGTATTGCATTCAGTCATGGGCACCAGCATTTGAAGAACCAGAGACGAGCAAAATTTATACCACTTTTCTCTGCGTCTTTCTCATAATAATCCCGTTTTCTTTGATGTCGGTTATTTATGCTGTCATAATTTGGACGCTCGTGAGacaaaagcaatttttgaaacACGTAACACAAGGGGCGGTATATCGCGACAAATTGAACAAAAACGTTTTAAGAATGGCTCTCACCGTTATGGCGATGTTTGTAATCTGCTGGGCGCCatcaaacatttttatttttattgtaatatttgtATGGAATTATGAAGTTCCAGTCTGCGAACAAAATTTAGAGAGGTTTCGATTTGCAgcggtttttctttcttttgcaaaCAGCGCAGTGAATCCCTGCATTTACTTTGCATTTGTGGAACATTATCGTCGTTGTATCGGGACCGCTGTAAGAAACTTACTCTTGCGCATGAGTATTCAGAGTGCCGGAAAGAGGTTTACCTTTCGTCGAGAGACATGA
- the LOC137999950 gene encoding pyroglutamylated RF-amide peptide receptor-like → MVVSDLVIPVFVLPRHIAEILLDAETQWILTGLAGKISCKVFTLLQDASMAVSVQTVVLIGCERLVAVVFPLRVKMITARLRMSLIASTWIVGAAVFAPYLYVFKLKSSSAGVYCIQSWAPAFEEPKTSKIYTTFLCVFLIIIPFSLMSVIYAVIAWTLVREKQFLKHVTQGAVYRDKLNRNVLRMALTVMTMLVICWVPSNIFIFIVVFEWNYEVPLCEQNLERFRFAAVFLSYANSAVNPFIYFAFVEHYRRCIGTAVRNLFLRMSIQSAGKRFTFRRET, encoded by the coding sequence ATGGTCGTATCCGACTTGGTCATTCCCGTCTTTGTTTTGCCAAGACACATTGCTGAGATACTATTAGACGCCGAAACGCAGTGGATACTAACGGGATTGGCAGGGAAGATATCCTGCAAAGTGTTTACACTGCTACAGGACGCATCTATGGCTGTTTCTGTTCAGACTGTGGTTCTAATCGGATGTGAAAGACTCGTAGCTGTGGTCTTTCCCCTGCGTGTCAAGATGATAACGGCTCGTCTGCGAATGAGTCTAATAGCGTCGACGTGGATTGTTGGCGCTGCAGTGTTCGCCCCTTACCTCTATGTCTTTAAACTGAAGAGCTCAAGCGCAGGAGTGTATTGCATTCAGTCATGGGCACCAGCATTTGAAGAACCAAAGACGAGCAAAATTTATACCACTTTTCTCTGCGTCTTTCTCATAATAATCCCGTTTTCTTTGATGTCGGTTATTTATGCTGTCATAGCTTGGACGCTCGTGAGagaaaagcaatttttgaaacACGTAACACAAGGGGCGGTATATCGCGACAAATTGAACAGAAACGTTTTAAGAATGGCTCTCACCGTTATGACGATGCTTGTAATCTGCTGGGTGCCatcaaacatttttatttttattgtagtatTTGAATGGAATTATGAAGTTCCGCTCTGCGAACAAAATTTAGAGAGGTTTCGATTTGCAgcggtttttctttcttatgcaaacagTGCAGTGAATCCCTTTATTTACTTTGCATTTGTGGAACATTATCGTCGTTGTATCGGGACCGCTGTCAGAAACTTATTCTTGCGCATGAGTATTCAGAGTGCCGGAAAGAGGTTTACCTTTCGTCGAGAGACGTGA